GGCTCTGCGCAAGTTGCAAGAGCTAGAGGGAAGTTGCAAGAGGCTCTGCGCAGGTTGCAAGAGCTCGTGGAGAAGTTGCAAGAGGCTCTGCGCAAGTTGCGAGAGCTCGTGGAGAAGTTGCAAGAGGCTCTGCGTAGATTGCGAGAGCTCGTGGAGAAGTTGCAAGAGCTTCTGCGCAAGTTGCAAGAGCTCGTGGAGAAGTTGCGAGAGGCTCTGAGTAAGTTGCAAGAGCTAAAGGGAAGTTGCAAGAGGCTCTGCGCAAGTTGCGAGAGCTAGAGGGAAGTTGCAAGAGCTAGAGGGAAGTTGCAAGAGCTAGAGGGAAGTTGCAAGAGGCTCTGCGCAGGTTGCAAGAGCTCGTGGAGAAGTTGCAAGAGGCTCTGCGCAGATTGCGAGAGCTCGTGGAGAAGTTGCGAGAGGCTCTGCGCAAGTTGCGAGAGCTCGTGGAGAAGTTGCAAGAACTTCTGCGCAGATTGCAAGAGCTCGTGGAGAAGTTGCGAGAGGCTCTGAGTAAGTTGCAAGAGCTCGGGGGTAAATTGCCGGAGACTGTTCGAGACTGTTCGGGAGTATTCAGGGAGTATTCACGGAACTGTGTCTACATATTTTTCTCGGAAGCAGGAATTACACCTGCCCTATAGGATGGGGCTGTTAGCGGGGCAAGGGTGGGGCTTGGTTAGGAGGGAGAGGTGAGGGCTGCTTGAGCGGCTAAGCTACCGGGTTGGCAGAAGGCCGCGTTAGGGATGGGAGCGGAAAGCCCACAGCCCGAAGCGGAGCGTAGGGCGAGGACTTGCAGCGTACAGCCCGACCCGAAGGGGAACGCCCAAAGGGTATCGGTTGGAGAGCGGATGCTGCTGCCTGCGCTTGCGCTACCTCGCATAAGGAGGTGCGGTGGCGGCTGGCGGGAATAAAAAAAGGGCTGCCCAACAGGTGGTGGACAGCCCTTTACGTATATCAAACACTACTAGCGTAGCTTGTGACCTTTTACGCCAAAGTAAAGGATGAATAGGTAGGCTGGGATGAAGATCCAGAATGCGCTTTGGTAGCTGGCGGCGGTAACCACCTCGTTTACCTTAAAGGCATCAACGAGCATACCGAAGATGAATGGCACCACGGCGCCACCTACGATACCCATTACCAGCAGCGACGAGCCTGTTTTGGTAAACTTGCCCAGGTCGGCAATGGCAAGCGGCCAAATGGCTGGCCACATTAGCGAGTTGGCAAATCCGAGGAATGCCATGCAGTACACGCCGTACTCGCCTGGAAGGTAGATAAGGAGGCCAGATGCCACAATACCAATTATTGCGAACGCCTTAAGGGCTGTTGTTTGGGAGATGATTTTGGGGATCATAAGAACGCCAAAGATGTAGCCGATAACCAAACCGATGGTTACGTACTTCGAGAAGCTTTCGAGACCTGCCACGTCGCCAAAAACCGACTTAGCGTAGCCGATGATGGATACCATTGGAAGGGTTTCGATGCCTACGTATAGGAATAGCGCAGCTACGCCCATTAGCAGGTGGGGGAACTGAAGGATGCTTGTCTTAGACGAAGCGTACGACGACACCTCGTTGCCTGCCTCCGACTCGTCCTCGCCTTCGGCCTTCACTTCGGGAAGTGGAGCGAAGTACATGAAAACGCCTAGTCCAACTAGAATGGCGGTAACGATGTAGAATGGAAGGATGATATCGCTTAGCTGAACGTTATTTAGGTTTAGGAACAGGCCAAGGAATAGCGACGAAAGCCACCAGGCAGCCTTGTTCATGATGCCCATAAGGCACATGCGCATGGCGGCGCTCTCCTTAGGGCCGATGATGGTAACGTAGGGGTTTACGGCAGCCTGAAGCAGGGTGTTACCAATACCACCCACGAAAAGTGCCAGCAGGAAGATGGGGAAGCTGCTCATTTTGGCCGAAGGCACAAAAAGAAGCATTCCGGCAGCCATGATGAAGAAGGCGAAGAGCATTCCCATGCGGTAGCCAAATTTTTTGATAACCCATCCTGCAGGAGCGCCGAATACGACAAACGCAGAGAAGATGGCCGCCGTAACCAGGTACGACTGCGAAACGGATAGGTTAAATGCATTTTGAAGGAATGGTGTTAGGAATCCGCTTATACCAACTCCAAAACCCATAACAAAAAATAGTACTCCGACTATAACCAGCGGAACGACTAGCGTCTTCCCTGATTTTGCTTGACTCGTCATAGATAAGTATTGTTAATGATTGTACTAAAAATAATGGCGCAATATAGATTTTTTAATGGTTCTCTCCTATAAGTTGATTTTTATAGGGATGGGCATTTGGGCGAGATACCGACCCTTGGGTGCAACCTTTTGCATTGGCATAGCAATTTTTATGGAACAAAGCTGGGGGCTGCTATTTTATACGCTGTTTGGAGCGGCAGATGGGGCTGTGGCTATATCTATTCACTTTGCAGTGGTTTAGTGGCCATTTTATTTAGAACGGAATTCTAATTTTACTGTGCAAGGTACAGCAATGTTGTTGTATTTTTTATATTTTCACCCCCTGTTCATTCGAGGTTGGATGTACTGATAGGTACTGCTGGGAGGCATGGGAGAGCAGAAACGTGAGCAAGCTAGGTATGGACGTAAATGCGATGCCGTCCCCGATTGGAGAGGGAGTTTTAAAAGTTAAAAAATAAAGAATGATAGTTAAGAAGATTTTGGAGGATATCGAAAGGCCAGACCTCGAGTTGGTATCGCAGACGTTGGA
This window of the Alistipes sp. ZOR0009 genome carries:
- a CDS encoding MFS transporter, whose amino-acid sequence is MTSQAKSGKTLVVPLVIVGVLFFVMGFGVGISGFLTPFLQNAFNLSVSQSYLVTAAIFSAFVVFGAPAGWVIKKFGYRMGMLFAFFIMAAGMLLFVPSAKMSSFPIFLLALFVGGIGNTLLQAAVNPYVTIIGPKESAAMRMCLMGIMNKAAWWLSSLFLGLFLNLNNVQLSDIILPFYIVTAILVGLGVFMYFAPLPEVKAEGEDESEAGNEVSSYASSKTSILQFPHLLMGVAALFLYVGIETLPMVSIIGYAKSVFGDVAGLESFSKYVTIGLVIGYIFGVLMIPKIISQTTALKAFAIIGIVASGLLIYLPGEYGVYCMAFLGFANSLMWPAIWPLAIADLGKFTKTGSSLLVMGIVGGAVVPFIFGMLVDAFKVNEVVTAASYQSAFWIFIPAYLFILYFGVKGHKLR